A single Candidatus Melainabacteria bacterium DNA region contains:
- the lpdA gene encoding dihydrolipoyl dehydrogenase: protein MVVGEMVQEIDLVVVGAGPGGYTAALRAAELGIKTILVDAMPKPGGVCLHMGCIPSKALLHAAEIINTTQSAAKFGLHFEKPKLNVEELRNWKLSVTDKLAQGIVGMCKSGQVEIIHGNARFDDNRSLRVEKDGESATRIKFKHAIVATGSRPTALPRLFKKPEDMNSPRIMDSTGALKLEEVPKTLLVIGGGYIGLEMGTVYAALGSEVTVVEMTDGLLPGVDRDLVKPLATQLAASFKAIHLSSKVTSLEDTGSGVKVGLEGKDLPESMTFDRVLIAVGRVPNTDNIGLENTAVEIDKHGFIQIDATCRTADKRILAIGDVSGQPMLAHRAMRQGQVVAEVLAGRKSSFDNRAIPAVVFTEPEIAWCGITETEAKAAGREVGAAKFPWSASGRAMTLAEPIGHTKVIYDPETTQVLGVGMVGPRAGELIAEAVVAIEMGAVLEDLIVAIHPHPTLSETVMEASMTAMSRIERNRNRETEKQPTHG, encoded by the coding sequence ATGGTCGTAGGCGAAATGGTGCAGGAAATCGACCTGGTCGTGGTCGGCGCGGGTCCTGGAGGGTACACGGCAGCCTTGCGTGCAGCCGAGCTGGGCATCAAGACTATCCTCGTTGATGCCATGCCCAAGCCAGGCGGAGTCTGTCTCCACATGGGGTGCATCCCATCCAAGGCACTTCTGCACGCAGCAGAAATCATCAACACCACTCAGAGTGCAGCTAAATTCGGCTTGCACTTCGAGAAGCCGAAACTGAACGTCGAAGAGTTGCGCAACTGGAAACTGAGCGTCACAGACAAACTTGCGCAGGGCATAGTCGGCATGTGCAAGAGCGGACAGGTCGAGATCATTCACGGCAATGCCCGTTTTGACGATAATCGCAGTCTGCGCGTCGAAAAAGACGGAGAAAGCGCCACTCGCATCAAATTCAAACACGCTATCGTCGCCACTGGTTCACGCCCGACGGCGTTGCCCAGACTGTTCAAAAAGCCTGAAGACATGAACAGTCCACGCATTATGGATTCGACCGGCGCTCTCAAGCTGGAAGAAGTGCCCAAAACATTATTGGTCATTGGTGGTGGCTACATCGGTCTTGAGATGGGCACTGTCTACGCAGCTCTGGGCAGTGAAGTGACAGTTGTCGAAATGACTGACGGACTTTTGCCGGGTGTCGATCGAGACCTGGTCAAACCACTGGCTACACAGCTGGCTGCTTCATTCAAAGCTATCCATCTCAGCTCAAAAGTAACCAGCCTGGAAGACACCGGCAGCGGTGTTAAAGTCGGACTGGAAGGCAAAGATTTGCCTGAATCGATGACATTCGATCGCGTCTTGATTGCCGTCGGAAGGGTGCCAAACACCGACAATATAGGTCTCGAGAATACAGCTGTCGAAATCGACAAACACGGATTCATCCAGATCGACGCCACCTGTCGAACGGCTGATAAACGAATTCTCGCCATTGGTGACGTATCAGGGCAGCCGATGCTTGCCCACAGGGCAATGAGACAGGGTCAGGTCGTCGCCGAAGTTCTGGCCGGCCGGAAGTCTTCTTTTGACAACCGAGCCATTCCAGCAGTCGTTTTCACGGAGCCTGAAATCGCCTGGTGCGGAATCACCGAGACTGAAGCAAAAGCTGCCGGTCGCGAAGTGGGAGCCGCCAAATTCCCATGGTCTGCTTCAGGAAGAGCGATGACACTGGCTGAGCCAATCGGACACACTAAAGTCATTTACGACCCTGAAACAACACAAGTTCTGGGCGTTGGCATGGTCGGGCCGCGAGCCGGCGAGCTGATTGCAGAAGCCGTGGTGGCAATCGAGATGGGCGCCGTTCTGGAAGACCTGATAGTGGCCATCCACCCGCATCCAACATTATCAGAAACAGTAATGGAAGCTTCGATGACGGCGATGTCTCGCATCGAACGAAACCGAAACAGAGAAACGGAAAAGCAGCCAACACATGGCTGA